Part of the Primulina huaijiensis isolate GDHJ02 chromosome 15, ASM1229523v2, whole genome shotgun sequence genome is shown below.
atgaaatgtatgtttattatgctatttttcactgttatgtgctacgtatatgtgtacttgctattactggtacaagtgtgttgagtctttagactcactaggcgtgtgtgatgcaggtgagcattttgatcagggaaCCAGaagtgccgaagactgagtaggcatgCGGCATGTGCGGTgatacgacccgaggaccattattttaccgcatattgattcatgtgttttgagaggagttacgcatttttatatgttgatgattttacgatttttacacgtttacgtttacgttgattttggatgacgttatttatttttaaactgcactacttttattggcaaataaatacgattattttaaatgtcattttgtaattgcgagttttaaaaaaataaattttatttccgCACTTCTAAAAATAGGAGACGTTTCAGTTCATGtaaggcccggggccgaagagggcggggggtgatcgccggtgccatgaggttgcacggacaatgagcggctcctggcaggcttctaggtggagggaacatgaatgaaccgatcccacacgggaatgagagggattccgagactgttcaatgtaatggactgtacagttgaagagggcttaaaagatttgatatgtactactcataccatgAAGGCGCATCtttttttcggtagctcatcacataagaacttcaaagttaaacgtgcttgacttggggcaattctgggatgggtgacctcctgggaagtttcttagggtgcgtgtgagtgaggacataagcacgctggaaagactcgtcttggaacagtgaggacagtcgtcgaatctcgggcgttacagttggtatcagagccgacctctcctagtacggtgtgggttcggggacgaaccaagtgGAAGCTAGTGGGCATGtaaggcccggggccgaagagggcggggggtgatcgccggtgtcatgaggttgcacggacaatgagcggctcctggcaggcttctaggcggagggaacatgaatgaaccgatcttacatcggaaggagagggattccgagactgttcaatgtaatggactgtaccgttgaagagggcttaaaagatttgatatgtactactcataccatgaaggtgcatcttcttttcggtagctcatcacataagaacttcaaagttaaacgtgcttgacttggggcaattctgggatgggtgacctcctgggaagtttcttagggtgcgtgtgagtgaggacacaagcaacagtgaggacagtcgtcgaatctggggcgttacagttaccacgaaggtgcatcttcttttcggtagctcatcacgtaagaactctaaagttaagcgtgcttgacttggggcaattctgggatgggtgacctcctgagaagtttcccagggtgcgtgtgagtgaggacataagcacgttgaaaagactcgtcttggtacagtgaggacagtcgtcgaatctggggcgttacagttatAAAAATACCCagaaaaatctcattttttggaaaatacgcttaaaaacacctcataataatttataaaaattaatcatataattaaaataatttttctgacaattcttcggtcttcgttcctcaaTCGACCGTGAAATGCACTTAGAAACCCTAATACATGACCTTTTAAAATTCCaggaattaaatcctatcatgcatgaattatgcataaattgcatataaataattaaacatataattaaaaataaaaatactagatTGCATGCACTTAGGTTACGcgaattaaattcctggaccttacaatttcatttcagaaatcTCCAAAACCTATCAATTCATTGGAAAATTATTGTCATTTAATTCAtcaaattttcttataatttagGGAGGGATGGATACTAGTTAACTATTAACGTCTACTAGCCACAAGcttaaaatcaaagaaaaaatatacGTAACTTATACAGAATTTATAGCATTTCGTAAGCTCTGGTAAATATTTGCATTATCTGTACATTCATATATAATTGACTTGTATCTCCAATACTCCAACACCGCTTTCTGACAACGTCAACAAATGAAGAAAAACACATATCAAAACATACAAATTAACACGAGAAGTTGAAGCTGAGAATTAAGACCAACAAGCACGTAGTCTAGGCATCAGACCATGTGATATCCAGCTCGCCCCAATTATCTTCAGGAATTCCCAAGGCTTTCCAAACAGCTTTCGATGCATCGACGATGTTATTCGGACACGGAGGCTGATAATCGTGATCCTCGTCACACCCCATGGTAGAATCGCACTCATCAACCACCATCGCTGTCACGGTTCTGCCATTAGCGCTTATCTTTACGTTGTTGAGGCATCTGCTTCCTCCACTGTACCATCCGGTCGACAAAGCCACCACTGGCGTGTCATCAGAGTGGTAATTGTTGTCGCATTCCGACGGTCCCCCACCATCTCCACCTTTCTGGAAAGTATTGAGAGTCAGAATGGCTTTCGTGCTTCCGGACACGGGAGGCGAACACTGGTAAGTCGTGTAGAACTTTCCTTTTTTACAGCAATCGGAGTCATTCTCCGGGTTACATTGTCCTGGAGGTGGAGTTCTCCCTTCGATTCTGCCGCTTGGCTTGCATCCTTGAAATCTAGCCTCCGTGCAATAACAAGTGAGAAGGATCATCAGAAGAAGAGATAGTACTCCTGTGCTTGAGCTGTTCATcttgattgatattgatttgtcTAAAAAGTATACTGAGTACTGGATGTGAGTTCGATGATGGGATCTTCGGATTTATACTTTCTCCGCGTTGAATATGACGATAATGAGATCAAATCTCGTGCAAATTATTATTCAGAATTATTTTCCGATGGTTTAACGTTTCAAGCACTCCACACTGTGCCGTAGCAGCTAAGCTTTTTCGTCGTCATTATTCCATCCATAGAACGATATCTTGGCACACataatatatattgattaatTGACCATGTATGGTATTTTAAAGAATAGAATAGAAATTAtcatatgagaattttaaataataaaaataaataattgatgtgactttgttgaaatggatgagccgggtaaggagctccaacaggtcaaatcaataatttatagtttttagggaatttgagtgaaggtaatggcttcaatagcacctgcaaacaatgaaagaaactcgtgaatgggcgccggaggggtatccggcgtggccactccgatgcttaagtcagcaggttgaagatgaacacaagcaatatttgggagaaaatatgtgtaatgcttgagagttcaaagatttcagaatcggtaaatgacatttatacctgctatttatagtagaagatgaggtaggtaccttgattccagtgctacctactaagtatggtaggtcggctgcccataccctatcttctgatgacttttaggacactccaaacccaagttgttctgacagattagacgtcctgtatcaatcatacttgagtatggttcaattctcgaggtggctcgggcaattgattacccgggtacttatatgagagctcgggcgattattgcgcgggagaccgggctgttcgaagaattcttgggaaacatgtagtgctcgggctcttgatagtgtccgggtcgtcaatcgacccggatccttatggcaacgacccggatccttatgggggtatcaccacccatccctaaaatagtcgggctagagcttgactcgctgtcccgatcagtccaagataatGAACAGTGCACCAAATTGAagtcttcaaatatcccatagATGAGATGAAATGCTGAGACCTTCTGTCCCCTGGATTCATAATAACTTATTGTTTAACATTCTTGGGCCCTGTCGATACTACcacgatgacacgtgtcatagcaTAAATTCCCGCTTAAAAGACGTTTCGCATTTCGAGAAGTGGATAAGTCTGACGCCTTGATAACCGTACACGTCTTTTCAACTCTTGGCCCATCTTAGTCGTTCGTGCATTTACAGATCAACGGCTGTGATTAGTCCCTTCCTCCTATACATAGCCACTCACCCATTTTTCAATCGCACTAACAAACTGTCATCCAGGAAACACAATGGCTGGTGCAAGTAGTTCGAAAACTCCGAGTATGACCGAAGCCTTAAAGGAATCCGCTCTAGAGATTCGAAAATctactatggaagatgaagtgtttcacgcaattattgactactgggaagagcttcaggggctgaaacttctttatgattctggagaagctatcactcctagcctggttgctaaactgaggagagtgcgagagcacttgcatatagctgagtgggtagacgtctttacagatggtcgtatctaccaattaatgcttcggaaagaaataaagatccttaagcgtattgctgattcagacagcttcctgaagacttccaccggacctTTATCTGCTTgggtgaaaatatggataatcGCTGTAGAGGAAGAATACGATGATGTAGTACGCGCTAATGTCTATGGTTGAATAGAATACTAATTGAAGCCTGTCTCTGTCGTTATTTTGCTGTAATCTTTTAAGTTTATCGGTTGATGCATATATACCGCGAGTGGAACAAGGTTAATTGATAAAATCACAATGCTAAACCTTAACATCTCCCGGGCTTTTCTTGAAATGCCCGGGACTCTAGCCTCCCGGGCTCTGAGTACGGTGCTCTGTCGGTTACTCTTCTCGAGTATTCCAAGAGACGTTATTATGACACACGCTTcgcattcatatcattccaCGTTCCAAGAATTTGTTAATTCCGATACATTGATACCTGTAGCCCCatctttcttcataaataaaaaacgtttaAGCTAGCACACGGCTGTCCaccttcttcaacattaaatatcacctgtctataaataagaagatgaaagtgaaataagaacaataatccaatatgccgagttcgagtgagtctaccgcttgtagcagtacgcatgccattgtcacagatgagatgcttccttatctggaagacttgaagaaaactattgaagaatatatctcggtaaaggttatgtcttcatggttcaagattcaagagCTCCAGAATTCCTTTCAACATGGTTTGGCACTTACTCGTTCCCAGAGGgcagtagcgagaagatacaaacaacaatttgatgtcaacctcgttacagagctagcaactgacgaagttctcctgcatgcaatgctatggaaggagtggcatcagctaaagaagatttcctctgccaaatccttcactagtttaagaatccatgaattgaataattggatagttgagtggcaggattctgtagattctgaactagctgctgtaacgtggcatagattatttcctcaataaaattttagtagatgtaattCTTCATCTTCCTATTCTTCTGCTAATGAATTCTGTAAGCCGAGTAGTATGTAACTAACGCGTAAAGCCGAAATGCCAGGAACTAATGTTTTCTGAGCCTATCATAAATTGCCGGGCTCTTCCCCCACCCGGGCTTAAAATGAAATGCCGAGTTCTCATACTGCCGGGTTCTCACACAACCCGGGTTTAAAATGAAATGCCGAGCTTTCACATCACCCGGGTAATTGATATGGTGTTACAATGACGTATGCCCTACTGCCAAGCTGTCAGAATCTGTATGTATTTCGAGTGTATAAATGATCATGACGCCTCGATTTATGCCCCCGTCTTTTCAAATGTCCCGACCAATCGTGCCGCTCAATTTTCGAGGTTAATCTGGTCCGTTTGTTCTGTTCTGGATCAGCGGTTCAGATTCGCTTCCACTgcctatatatattaggcctcctgttttcgaaaaaacactttcaaatttaaaactccggcgaagcccttgcgaatTTTCTTCCTGAAGCTCCTCCGCGCGAAATCACCTAGCTTCAACAATCCTCGACCATCCTTCTCCGAATACTCGTAAGTTTCTCCTTCGCAATATGTCTAATTCTACTTCCTCTACCTCTGGGGCTAATGTGCGGGGCTCTCCTAGCGATGAATCCACCGCACTGCGCTCTGACTCCCCTCCTTCTCCCCCTCG
Proteins encoded:
- the LOC140960533 gene encoding putative ripening-related protein 1, translating into MNSSSTGVLSLLLMILLTCYCTEARFQGCKPSGRIEGRTPPPGQCNPENDSDCCKKGKFYTTYQCSPPVSGSTKAILTLNTFQKGGDGGGPSECDNNYHSDDTPVVALSTGWYSGGSRCLNNVKISANGRTVTAMVVDECDSTMGCDEDHDYQPPCPNNIVDASKAVWKALGIPEDNWGELDITWSDA